One genomic window of Nitrosomonas sp. Is35 includes the following:
- the hemE gene encoding uroporphyrinogen decarboxylase encodes MTTLKNDTFLRALLKQPVEYTPVWLMRQAGRYLAEYNATRARAGDFLSLCKNPGFATEVTLQPLARFPLDAAILFSDILTIPDAMGLGLYFAQGEGPMFKHPLREEKEIRALKVPDPNTDLRYVMDAVSEIRKALDNRVPLIGFSGSPFTLACYMVEGRGGTEFREIKTMLYQRPELLHHILDVNAKAVIAYLNAQIESGAQTVMIFDTWGGALSHAAYKEFSLRYIQQIIAGLKREHDGVRIPSIVFTKGGGLWLEAIADIGCDAIGLDWTIDIGDARRRVGNKVALQGNLDPSVLFASPEVITAEVAKILASYGNGSGHVFNLGHGISQFTPPENAAALVDAVHTLSREFHAVRG; translated from the coding sequence ATGACAACACTCAAGAATGATACATTTCTACGCGCATTACTGAAACAACCCGTTGAATACACGCCTGTCTGGCTGATGCGGCAAGCAGGCCGCTATCTGGCGGAATATAACGCTACCCGGGCACGCGCCGGGGACTTTTTATCCTTGTGTAAAAATCCTGGATTTGCGACTGAAGTTACCCTGCAGCCGTTGGCTCGTTTTCCTTTGGATGCCGCCATATTGTTTTCGGATATTTTGACCATACCAGATGCGATGGGACTGGGGTTATATTTCGCCCAGGGCGAGGGACCGATGTTTAAACATCCGCTGCGCGAGGAAAAAGAGATTCGCGCATTGAAAGTTCCGGATCCTAATACGGATTTACGCTATGTCATGGATGCGGTTTCGGAAATCCGCAAGGCATTGGATAACCGTGTGCCCTTGATCGGCTTTTCCGGCAGCCCCTTTACATTGGCGTGTTATATGGTGGAAGGGCGGGGTGGTACGGAATTCCGTGAAATTAAAACCATGCTGTATCAGCGTCCGGAGTTGCTGCATCATATACTGGATGTGAATGCAAAGGCGGTGATCGCTTATCTGAACGCGCAAATTGAATCCGGTGCGCAGACGGTTATGATTTTTGATACATGGGGCGGCGCGCTTTCGCATGCGGCTTACAAGGAATTCTCGCTGCGCTATATCCAGCAAATTATTGCCGGATTGAAAAGGGAACACGATGGCGTACGTATTCCCAGCATTGTGTTTACCAAGGGAGGGGGACTGTGGCTGGAAGCCATTGCGGACATTGGCTGCGATGCAATCGGATTGGATTGGACAATTGATATTGGCGATGCGCGGCGGCGTGTGGGCAATAAAGTTGCTTTGCAGGGAAATTTGGATCCGTCGGTGCTTTTTGCATCTCCGGAAGTCATCACTGCAGAAGTAGCAAAGATATTGGCCAGTTATGGCAACGGCAGCGGCCATGTGTTTAATCTGGGCCATGGCATTTCTCAGTTTACGCCGCCGGAAAATGCAGCAGCCCTGGTGGATGCTGTTCATACCTTAAGCCGTGAATTCCATGCGGTAAGAGGTTAA
- a CDS encoding deoxyguanosinetriphosphate triphosphohydrolase, which yields MSHRVAYAVSSENSRGRAIHEELASGRSEFQRDRDRIIHSAAFRRLEYKTQVFVNHEGDLFRTRLTHSLEVAQIGRSIARNLGLNEDLVEAITLAHDLGHTPFGHAGQDALNDCMRDFGGFEHNLQSLRVVDVLEERYAAFDGLNLCYETREGIIKHVARKNIPKLGSLGERFLQHKRPSLEAQLANFADEIAYNNHDIDDGLRSGLITLEQLQEVSIFSRHLQQVHDKYPVLPERRMVYETIRSMINTLVTDLTRQSTCNIKDAGIEGLADVHAAPPLIGFSQQIKLEQQELKKFLFDNLYRHFRVVRMSNKARHTIERLFAAFSTEVQLLPVKYQKKFVQEGHQAIADYIAGMTDRYAIKEYQRLFTIAES from the coding sequence ATGAGTCATCGGGTTGCTTATGCCGTGTCTTCTGAAAATTCGCGCGGGCGGGCGATTCATGAAGAATTGGCGAGCGGGCGCAGTGAGTTTCAGCGCGACCGCGATCGCATCATACATTCCGCCGCTTTCCGCCGTCTGGAATATAAAACCCAAGTATTCGTCAATCATGAAGGCGACTTGTTCCGCACGCGTCTGACGCATAGTTTGGAAGTGGCGCAGATCGGGCGCTCGATTGCGAGAAACTTGGGATTGAATGAGGATCTGGTCGAAGCCATCACGCTGGCGCATGATCTGGGGCATACGCCGTTTGGGCACGCCGGTCAGGATGCGTTGAACGACTGCATGCGCGATTTCGGCGGTTTTGAACATAACCTGCAATCCTTACGTGTGGTTGACGTGCTGGAAGAGCGTTATGCGGCTTTTGACGGTCTGAATCTCTGCTATGAAACGCGCGAGGGAATAATCAAACATGTGGCGAGGAAAAATATTCCCAAGCTGGGTTCATTAGGCGAACGTTTTTTGCAGCATAAAAGACCTTCGCTGGAAGCGCAGCTGGCCAATTTCGCCGATGAAATCGCTTACAACAATCACGACATCGATGATGGGCTGCGCTCCGGTTTAATCACATTGGAACAGTTGCAAGAAGTGTCGATTTTTTCGCGCCACTTGCAACAGGTGCACGATAAATACCCCGTGCTGCCGGAACGCCGAATGGTTTATGAAACAATCCGCAGCATGATCAATACATTGGTCACCGATCTGACCCGGCAAAGCACCTGCAATATCAAGGATGCCGGTATCGAGGGGCTGGCCGATGTGCATGCAGCGCCGCCACTGATCGGTTTTAGCCAGCAGATAAAGCTGGAGCAGCAGGAGTTGAAGAAATTTTTGTTTGATAATTTGTACCGGCATTTTCGTGTGGTGCGGATGAGTAACAAAGCGCGTCACACAATCGAGCGGTTGTTCGCGGCATTCAGCACGGAAGTGCAATTGCTGCCGGTCAAGTATCAGAAAAAATTTGTACAGGAAGGACACCAGGCAATTGCGGATTATATTGCCGGGATGACTGATCGCTATGCGATCAAAGAATATCAGCGCTTATTTACCATCGCGGAAAGTTAA
- the aroB gene encoding 3-dehydroquinate synthase, translated as MQTITVDFTPSAEKRSYPIHIGHGILQHIDLIVSCLPQKRVAIVSNSTVAPLYLEKLQTALEKQGVRAMPIILPDGEAHKNWETLNIIFDALLKNHCERNTTILALGGGVVGDLTGFAAATYLRGVPFIQIPTTLLAQVDSSVGGKTGINHPLGKNMIGAFYQPLMVLADSATLNTLPDRELRAGLAEVIKYGLIRDPAFFDWLEQNMHRLLARDPVTLNEAIQRSCENKAEIVAADEKEKGIRALLNLGHTFGHAIENGMGYGVWLHGEAVAAGTVMAAELSRRMKLIGEADVQRIRKIFIQAGLPVVAPKMPAEKYLELMLLDKKVESGKTRFIVLNRIGEAVMRADIAAAILNETILACIAE; from the coding sequence ATGCAAACCATTACGGTTGACTTTACTCCGTCAGCGGAAAAGCGCAGTTACCCGATTCATATCGGACACGGTATTCTGCAGCACATTGATTTGATCGTATCGTGCTTGCCGCAAAAGCGCGTTGCTATCGTCAGCAACTCTACCGTGGCGCCGCTCTATCTGGAGAAACTGCAAACCGCGCTGGAAAAGCAGGGGGTTCGCGCGATGCCGATTATTCTGCCGGATGGGGAGGCGCATAAAAACTGGGAAACGCTCAATATCATCTTCGATGCACTGTTAAAAAATCACTGCGAACGGAATACCACGATATTGGCGCTCGGTGGTGGCGTGGTTGGCGATCTGACCGGATTCGCGGCGGCGACTTATTTGCGCGGCGTGCCTTTTATTCAGATTCCGACGACACTGCTGGCGCAGGTGGATTCATCGGTGGGCGGTAAAACCGGCATCAATCATCCGCTGGGTAAAAATATGATCGGCGCTTTTTATCAGCCGCTGATGGTGTTGGCGGATAGTGCGACGTTAAATACCTTGCCCGATCGAGAGCTTCGAGCCGGGCTGGCGGAGGTCATCAAGTACGGCTTGATCCGCGATCCGGCCTTTTTCGATTGGCTGGAGCAAAATATGCACCGCTTATTGGCGCGCGACCCGGTGACCTTGAACGAAGCGATTCAGCGCAGTTGTGAGAACAAAGCGGAAATCGTCGCCGCGGACGAAAAGGAAAAGGGTATCCGCGCTTTGCTGAATCTGGGACATACTTTTGGCCATGCGATTGAGAACGGCATGGGATATGGCGTCTGGCTGCATGGCGAAGCCGTGGCAGCCGGTACGGTCATGGCAGCGGAATTATCCCGGCGCATGAAGCTGATCGGCGAAGCCGATGTTCAGCGCATCCGCAAGATTTTTATCCAGGCCGGATTGCCGGTTGTCGCGCCGAAAATGCCCGCGGAGAAATATTTGGAGCTGATGTTGCTGGATAAGAAAGTGGAATCTGGAAAAACGCGCTTTATCGTGCTCAATCGCATCGGTGAAGCGGTGATGCGCGCGGATATCGCAGCCGCCATTCTGAACGAAACTATCCTGGCTTGTATCGCGGAATGA
- a CDS encoding multidrug efflux RND transporter permease subunit gives MAQFFITRPIFASVLSIIIVLAGLAAATQLPIEQYPKITPPTVIVTATFPGANADTMIKTVAAPIEEKLSAIEGLLYFSSSADSSGRLTITITFEIGTDIDRATFNVSNEINTALARLPDEVRRSGITVQKRSNDLLLVFAVTSKDPKHTTLFLSNFITNNLLDDLRRATGVGEARIFGAQDYSMRIWLRPDRMAQLGITTSDIANAVRTQNAQQAVGKIGQEPAIADQQLVYTVTAKGRLLEPEEFENIILRSDGPRGVLYLKDVARIELGAQDYSAQTLLNGEPGLGIGIFLRSGANALETAAAVKTRMNELKHFFPEGLEYFISYDTSVFVKASIWEVVKTLGEAMLLVVLVVYVFLQSWRATLIPIIAIPISLIGTFAGLWLLGYSINTLTLFAMVLSIGIVVDDAIVVLENIERLMSQENLSPIDAAIKAMQQVSSAVVAMTMVLAAVFIPVAFLGGIAGELYQQFAVTVAVAAVISGIVALTLTPTLCAVLLRSSHQHSVFFNWFNDHFERVRRLYVDMVSLNLRHSGRSILLFVVMIAGLAYLVKNIPDSFVPPEDQGYVIAAVILPDGATLARTTKTANAISTEMGKEPAVAFQFAVNGLDFIGGGNKTNVSTMFVRLKDWSERTTTAPEIVNKLFMIGAQQPDGLAIAFNPPAIRGLGNTGGFELYVQSRTNSDTAQLAGVVNEFMQALKQDQRLATVNTFLRSSVPQYFVEVDEAKAITQGVSISDIYATLQSTMGSFYVNDFNRSGRTYRVQLQAEAAYRMTAEDLGKVYVRAQSGAMIPLSALSKVKHIAGAEQLERFNGLLSAKIVGSATHGVSSGEAIALVERIAAETLPEGYQIAWTGTAFQEKKMGSAAIFAFSLAVVMVFLILAAQFETWALPLAVIMAIPFAMVGALVAILLRDMPNDIYFQIGMVTLIGLTAKNAILLVEFASQKMKEGVSIKEAAIQSAQLRFRPIVMTSMAFILGVVPLVIATGAGSAARQSMGTGVFGGMIMATCVATIFVPLFFSWFVRNQKSLQAETRQNAARQPATLSYKPIKKPRE, from the coding sequence ATGGCTCAATTTTTTATTACCCGGCCGATTTTTGCATCGGTATTGTCGATCATTATCGTTTTAGCCGGATTGGCAGCGGCTACGCAATTACCGATTGAACAATATCCGAAAATCACGCCGCCGACGGTTATCGTAACCGCCACCTTTCCGGGCGCGAATGCCGACACCATGATCAAAACGGTGGCTGCGCCGATTGAGGAAAAACTCAGCGCCATTGAGGGTTTGCTGTATTTCAGCTCCAGCGCGGATTCCAGCGGGCGGCTGACCATCACCATTACCTTTGAAATCGGCACGGACATAGACCGCGCTACATTCAATGTCAGTAATGAAATCAACACGGCATTGGCGCGTTTGCCCGATGAAGTGAGACGTTCGGGTATTACCGTGCAGAAGCGCTCAAACGATCTGCTGCTGGTTTTTGCCGTGACTTCAAAGGATCCCAAACATACCACGCTGTTTCTGAGTAATTTCATCACCAATAACCTTCTCGATGATTTGCGGCGTGCAACCGGTGTAGGCGAAGCGCGGATTTTCGGTGCACAGGATTACTCCATGCGCATTTGGCTGCGGCCCGACCGGATGGCGCAGCTGGGCATTACCACCAGCGATATCGCGAATGCCGTCCGCACGCAGAATGCGCAGCAGGCCGTCGGTAAAATCGGCCAGGAGCCTGCGATTGCGGATCAGCAATTGGTCTATACCGTAACCGCAAAAGGCCGGTTATTGGAACCGGAAGAGTTTGAAAATATTATCCTGCGTTCGGATGGACCGCGCGGCGTGCTGTATCTCAAGGATGTGGCGCGCATTGAACTGGGCGCGCAGGATTATTCCGCGCAAACACTGCTGAATGGTGAACCGGGTTTGGGAATCGGTATTTTCCTGCGTAGCGGCGCCAACGCGCTGGAAACCGCTGCGGCTGTGAAAACCCGCATGAACGAACTGAAGCATTTTTTCCCCGAGGGGCTGGAATACTTTATTTCATATGACACCAGTGTATTTGTGAAAGCGTCTATCTGGGAAGTGGTGAAAACGCTGGGTGAAGCGATGCTGCTGGTGGTTCTGGTGGTGTATGTGTTTTTGCAAAGCTGGCGGGCGACGCTGATTCCGATTATTGCCATACCGATTTCCTTGATCGGTACGTTTGCCGGATTGTGGTTGCTGGGGTATTCGATCAATACGCTGACGCTGTTTGCAATGGTGCTGTCGATCGGCATTGTGGTCGATGATGCGATTGTCGTGCTGGAAAATATCGAGCGGTTGATGTCGCAGGAGAATCTGTCGCCGATCGATGCCGCCATCAAGGCGATGCAGCAAGTATCGAGTGCGGTGGTGGCGATGACGATGGTTTTGGCGGCGGTTTTTATTCCGGTGGCTTTTCTAGGTGGTATTGCCGGTGAGCTGTACCAGCAGTTTGCCGTGACGGTCGCGGTTGCCGCGGTGATTTCCGGGATTGTGGCATTGACTCTGACGCCAACACTGTGCGCGGTATTGTTGCGATCCTCTCATCAGCACTCGGTTTTTTTTAATTGGTTTAATGATCATTTTGAGCGTGTGCGCCGGTTGTATGTCGATATGGTCAGTTTGAACCTGCGCCATTCCGGCCGGAGCATATTGCTGTTTGTGGTGATGATTGCCGGTCTGGCTTATCTGGTGAAAAATATTCCGGATAGTTTCGTGCCGCCGGAAGATCAAGGTTACGTGATTGCGGCGGTCATCCTGCCCGATGGTGCAACACTGGCGCGAACCACCAAGACGGCCAACGCCATCAGTACCGAAATGGGCAAGGAACCCGCCGTGGCTTTTCAGTTTGCCGTGAATGGACTGGATTTCATTGGTGGCGGTAATAAAACCAACGTATCGACCATGTTTGTGCGCTTGAAAGATTGGTCGGAACGCACAACGACTGCACCCGAAATAGTCAATAAGCTGTTTATGATCGGCGCACAGCAGCCGGATGGCCTGGCGATCGCGTTTAATCCGCCGGCGATACGCGGCCTGGGAAATACCGGCGGTTTTGAATTATACGTGCAGAGCCGTACCAATTCGGATACCGCGCAACTGGCGGGTGTCGTCAATGAGTTCATGCAGGCATTGAAGCAAGATCAAAGGCTGGCGACGGTGAATACTTTCTTGCGCTCCTCGGTACCACAATATTTTGTCGAAGTCGATGAAGCCAAAGCGATTACACAAGGTGTTTCCATTTCGGATATCTATGCCACGCTGCAAAGTACTATGGGATCATTTTATGTGAACGACTTCAACCGCTCCGGGCGGACTTATCGCGTGCAATTGCAGGCGGAAGCGGCTTATCGCATGACAGCGGAAGATTTAGGGAAAGTGTATGTGCGCGCGCAATCCGGGGCGATGATTCCCTTGTCGGCGTTGAGCAAGGTGAAACATATTGCCGGTGCGGAGCAATTGGAGCGGTTTAATGGATTATTGTCGGCCAAAATAGTCGGCAGTGCGACACACGGTGTCAGTTCCGGTGAGGCGATTGCGCTGGTTGAGCGTATTGCCGCCGAGACGCTGCCGGAAGGATATCAAATTGCCTGGACCGGTACCGCATTTCAGGAAAAGAAAATGGGTTCGGCGGCAATTTTCGCTTTCAGTTTGGCGGTGGTGATGGTTTTTCTGATTCTTGCGGCGCAATTCGAAACCTGGGCTTTGCCGCTGGCGGTCATCATGGCGATTCCATTTGCGATGGTAGGCGCGCTGGTGGCGATTTTGCTGCGCGATATGCCCAATGATATTTATTTCCAGATCGGTATGGTGACGTTAATCGGCTTGACCGCAAAAAACGCCATTCTATTGGTTGAATTCGCTAGCCAGAAAATGAAGGAGGGCGTCAGTATTAAAGAAGCGGCGATTCAATCGGCGCAGTTACGTTTCCGGCCTATTGTCATGACGTCGATGGCGTTCATACTGGGCGTGGTACCTTTGGTGATCGCCACCGGCGCAGGTTCGGCGGCGCGCCAATCGATGGGAACCGGTGTTTTTGGCGGGATGATTATGGCCACTTGTGTGGCGACGATATTCGTACCGTTATTTTTTTCCTGGTTTGTGCGCAATCAGAAAAGCCTGCAAGCTGAAACCCGGCAGAATGCGGCGCGGCAACCGGCAACATTATCTTATAAACCCATCAAGAAGCCCCGGGAGTAG
- a CDS encoding efflux RND transporter periplasmic adaptor subunit, with amino-acid sequence MACSGNKPAQPAPVKNQAIPATIVAVQPVMMPVSLETIAQTEGAKEIEIRPRVGGILLKRLYTEGMPVEAGQPLFLIDPEPFQNALAEAKAALQEQNVRVLRAKSDEDRQRQLLAENFVSQRAYDLATADLAIAAAAFQAAKVRVQQAELNLSYTTVRAPEKGVTGRSQLSEGTLVSANSSLLTTLTQLSPIWVRFSFADNEMARLGGHLSEKNVHRVTMILPDGSEYQQEGKINFAASKIDPQLSTQQLRATFANEDQRIFPGQFVRIRVTAGEPRAVFTVPQVAVLTSDRGRFVYVLNDSDEATQRPVIVDNWMGKDWIILEGLQTGDRVVVDNLIKLMPGKKIEPQVRDQFPS; translated from the coding sequence ATGGCATGTAGCGGTAACAAACCTGCGCAACCGGCACCCGTTAAAAATCAAGCCATACCGGCCACGATTGTGGCTGTGCAGCCGGTGATGATGCCGGTCAGCCTGGAAACGATCGCGCAAACCGAAGGCGCTAAGGAAATTGAAATCCGTCCGCGTGTAGGCGGTATTTTGCTCAAGCGCTTGTATACCGAAGGAATGCCTGTGGAAGCCGGGCAGCCGTTATTTTTGATTGATCCGGAACCATTTCAGAACGCTTTGGCGGAAGCCAAAGCGGCGTTGCAAGAACAGAATGTGCGGGTATTGCGCGCGAAAAGCGATGAAGACCGGCAACGGCAGTTGTTAGCGGAAAATTTTGTCAGCCAGCGCGCCTATGACTTGGCTACAGCTGACCTGGCGATTGCCGCGGCTGCATTTCAGGCAGCCAAAGTCCGTGTGCAGCAAGCGGAACTCAATCTTTCCTATACTACCGTTAGAGCGCCGGAAAAGGGTGTGACAGGCCGCTCGCAATTGTCCGAAGGCACGCTGGTATCAGCCAATAGCAGCTTGTTGACGACTTTGACGCAATTATCGCCGATCTGGGTGAGATTCAGTTTCGCGGATAATGAGATGGCTCGATTGGGCGGTCACTTAAGCGAAAAAAATGTGCATCGAGTGACAATGATTCTGCCGGATGGATCGGAATATCAGCAGGAAGGAAAAATTAATTTTGCCGCGAGTAAAATCGATCCGCAGCTCAGCACGCAGCAACTGCGCGCAACCTTCGCCAATGAGGATCAGCGTATATTTCCCGGACAATTTGTCCGGATACGGGTCACTGCCGGAGAACCGAGGGCTGTTTTCACGGTGCCGCAGGTGGCCGTGCTGACTTCGGATAGAGGGCGCTTTGTCTATGTGCTGAACGACAGCGATGAAGCCACACAACGTCCTGTTATCGTGGATAACTGGATGGGGAAAGACTGGATTATTCTGGAAGGATTGCAAACCGGTGATCGCGTGGTGGTTGACAATCTCATCAAGCTGATGCCGGGCAAAAAGATCGAGCCGCAAGTGCGGGATCAGTTCCCTTCTTGA
- a CDS encoding multicopper oxidase domain-containing protein, translated as MPIRIVIALLIFSLLSSAAVQASLKLPETVKVDPTALTAEPMCDPKISPAWREAQEIDGVKIAASPGCSPDNPAWIAAAVKGTNHVSMDTLMKTGLSPDAIIKTDDLDGDGDPDRIIIKLEIMELNGKSPDFPGLVPTFDIAPGVQPGAWVFAPKTSGMSTENFESVRANPLLRLPSPVIRVEVGDIVQIVLENTHYFPHSIHLHGVDHPFSHKDHGGNDGVPQTSEKELMPGERRIYEFQARQPGTMFYHCHVQTHTHLAMGLAGMIVVEENRPNNWLQTLNIGAGHVRHSSVAVRENYDQEYDLHYHAMDKELSEITQKYNDPRLIARDMNQRYDITDATEDYYTLNGLSFPYTLRESLIIVEPDQKIKLRLLNSGGELIAVHTHGHHATITHYDGVEHNPVAQIMRDVFDMAPAQRLDLKLETVNDGKHSYGEGDWLIHDHREKGITTNGMAEGGSMSSIVYKSYLNDSGLPQVSHFGIDLNKFFTKEYYERRIPVWQDLDEWSSLGSPSGQTSLSAQTQTSLLNGVIGLLIGLVIYLIFAKREQIKQSAIAAVSRLKGAKGSNQK; from the coding sequence ATGCCTATTCGTATTGTTATTGCCCTATTGATTTTCTCCTTGCTGTCGTCAGCAGCGGTCCAGGCATCGCTGAAGCTGCCAGAAACAGTGAAAGTTGATCCGACCGCGTTAACAGCTGAACCGATGTGCGATCCTAAGATTTCACCGGCATGGCGGGAAGCTCAGGAAATTGATGGCGTAAAAATTGCAGCATCACCCGGCTGCAGTCCGGACAATCCCGCCTGGATCGCAGCGGCAGTCAAAGGGACCAATCACGTTTCCATGGATACCTTGATGAAAACTGGCCTTTCGCCGGACGCCATCATCAAAACCGACGATCTGGACGGCGACGGTGATCCCGACCGGATTATCATCAAACTGGAAATCATGGAGCTGAATGGCAAATCCCCGGATTTTCCCGGCTTGGTGCCAACATTCGACATTGCTCCGGGCGTACAACCGGGCGCTTGGGTATTTGCACCGAAAACCAGCGGCATGTCGACCGAGAATTTTGAAAGCGTCAGAGCGAATCCGCTGTTAAGACTTCCCTCACCCGTGATTCGGGTTGAAGTGGGCGATATCGTTCAAATCGTACTGGAAAACACGCACTACTTTCCTCATAGCATCCATTTGCACGGTGTCGATCACCCCTTCTCGCATAAAGATCATGGCGGCAACGACGGCGTGCCGCAAACCAGCGAAAAAGAATTGATGCCGGGCGAACGGCGCATCTATGAATTTCAGGCGCGTCAGCCCGGCACCATGTTTTATCATTGCCACGTGCAAACGCATACCCACTTGGCAATGGGATTAGCCGGCATGATCGTCGTTGAAGAAAATAGACCGAATAACTGGTTGCAGACGTTGAATATCGGCGCAGGTCATGTCCGCCATTCCTCTGTTGCCGTGCGTGAAAATTACGATCAGGAATACGATCTTCACTACCACGCGATGGATAAAGAACTCAGTGAAATCACACAGAAATACAACGATCCGCGACTCATCGCGCGCGACATGAATCAACGCTATGACATCACCGATGCAACCGAGGATTATTACACCTTGAACGGTTTGTCATTTCCTTATACATTAAGAGAATCACTGATCATCGTTGAACCCGATCAAAAAATAAAATTGCGTCTGCTCAACAGTGGCGGCGAACTGATCGCCGTTCATACGCACGGCCATCATGCCACGATCACGCATTATGACGGCGTAGAACATAATCCGGTTGCTCAGATCATGCGCGACGTATTCGACATGGCGCCGGCGCAACGCCTTGACCTGAAACTGGAAACCGTCAACGATGGGAAACACAGTTACGGCGAAGGCGATTGGTTGATTCATGATCACCGGGAAAAAGGGATTACCACCAATGGCATGGCCGAAGGCGGCAGTATGAGTTCAATTGTGTACAAATCCTACCTGAATGACAGCGGTTTGCCGCAGGTTAGTCACTTCGGCATTGATCTCAATAAATTCTTTACCAAGGAATATTACGAAAGAAGAATTCCAGTCTGGCAGGATCTGGATGAATGGTCCAGTCTAGGCTCACCCAGCGGGCAAACCAGTCTCAGCGCACAAACACAGACCTCATTATTGAATGGTGTGATCGGTCTGTTGATAGGACTGGTAATTTATCTGATTTTCGCCAAACGGGAGCAAATCAAACAAAGTGCTATTGCGGCAGTTTCTCGCCTGAAAGGGGCCAAAGGGAGTAACCAAAAATGA
- a CDS encoding cupredoxin domain-containing protein — MIKTTTITFLLTGILAISSNAIAQQKTNGAEHDHSGHSGHGVNLAPAAAEKQQTEDHSGHDHSSHDQSAAHDHSGAHDISAEQHIDHSAHDTSAQSAEHGDGHHHHHMDHDHIMDHEGTMIMGQNLDKLPSSCKSISEEVEITVRAGRKYSAKFPGTAFAFDQQQWHVKPCSKVTWHFVNEDNIRHQFMMHGLPKYLYKYGMFHLEVTGPKTVSGTIIVPGSDDTFLVHCDISHHMEKGMKAQLVVGKGAENIPSIPGVTPYNINDTYEAENLPKVSDKAEQSAMVRQITSFTNNNFQNYGMMLIGALIGLLCIPLFKKIPFRTKKAD; from the coding sequence ATGATAAAGACGACAACCATTACTTTCTTACTGACTGGAATTCTCGCGATCAGCTCGAATGCCATTGCTCAGCAAAAAACAAACGGTGCTGAACATGATCACTCCGGTCATAGCGGTCATGGCGTGAATCTAGCTCCGGCAGCGGCTGAGAAACAGCAGACCGAGGATCATAGCGGCCATGATCACAGTTCACATGACCAAAGTGCTGCACATGATCATAGTGGTGCGCATGACATTAGCGCAGAACAACATATTGATCACAGCGCACATGACACCAGCGCGCAATCTGCGGAACACGGCGATGGGCACCATCACCACCACATGGATCATGACCATATTATGGATCACGAAGGTACCATGATCATGGGGCAAAACCTCGACAAACTGCCCAGCAGCTGTAAAAGCATTTCCGAGGAAGTTGAAATTACCGTGCGCGCCGGCAGAAAGTATTCTGCTAAATTTCCCGGTACCGCTTTTGCATTCGATCAACAGCAATGGCATGTCAAACCTTGCTCCAAAGTCACTTGGCACTTTGTCAACGAAGATAATATCCGCCACCAGTTCATGATGCACGGATTACCCAAGTATCTGTATAAATATGGCATGTTCCACCTGGAAGTAACCGGGCCCAAAACGGTCTCCGGCACCATCATCGTACCTGGATCGGACGATACGTTTCTCGTCCATTGCGACATTTCCCATCACATGGAAAAAGGCATGAAAGCGCAATTAGTTGTTGGAAAAGGAGCCGAAAACATACCGAGTATTCCCGGTGTAACGCCCTATAACATCAACGATACTTACGAAGCGGAAAATCTGCCCAAAGTCTCTGATAAAGCCGAACAAAGCGCAATGGTGCGGCAAATTACGTCGTTCACGAATAATAATTTTCAGAACTATGGCATGATGCTGATTGGCGCACTGATCGGGCTACTGTGCATTCCACTGTTTAAGAAAATCCCGTTTCGCACAAAGAAAGCTGATTAA